The following proteins come from a genomic window of Excalfactoria chinensis isolate bCotChi1 chromosome 6, bCotChi1.hap2, whole genome shotgun sequence:
- the CYP26A1 gene encoding cytochrome P450 26A1 isoform X1 has translation MGFSALVASALCTFLLPLLLFLAAVRLWDLYCASGRDPSCPLPLPPGTMGLPFFGETLQMVLQRRKFLQMKRRKYGFIYKTHLFGRPTVRVMGAENVRHILLGEHRLVSVQWPASVRTILGSGCLSNLHNGQHKHRKKVIMRAFSRDALQHYVPVIQEEVNACLAQWLGAGPCLLVYPEVKRLMFRIAMRILLGFQPRQAGPDGEQQLVEAFEEMIRNLFSLPIDVPFSGLYRGLRARNIIHAKIEENIRAKMARKEPEGGYKDALQLLMEHTQGNGEQLNMQELKESATELLFGGHETTASAATSLIAFLGLHHDVLQKVRKELQVKGLLSGPNQEKQLDMEDLEQLKYTGCVIKETLRLSPPVPGGFRIALKTLELNGYQIPKGWNVIYSICDTHDVADLFTDKDEFNPDRFMSPSPEDSSRFSFIPFGGGLRSCVGKEFAKVLLKIFTVELARSCDWQLLNGPPTMKTGPIVYPVDNLPAKFTGFSGQI, from the exons ATGGGCTTCTCCGCCCTGGTCGCCAGCGCCCTGTGCACCTtcctgctgcccctgctgctcttcctggCCGCCGTCCGGCTCTGGGACCTGTACTGCGCTAGCGGCCGCGACCCCAGCTGTCCACTGCCGCTGCCCCCGGGCACCATGGGTCTTCCCTTCTTCGGGGAGACGCTGCAGATGGTGCTGCAG CGGCGGAAATTCCTGCAGATGAAGCGCAGGAAATACGGCTTCATCTACAAGACTCACCTCTTTGGGCGACCCACTGTGCGGGTGATGGGCGCAGAGAACGTAAGGCACATCCTGCTGGGCGAGCACCGCCTGGTCTCCGTTCAGTGGCCCGCCTCAGTGCGCACCATCCTGGGCTCGGGCTGCCTCTCCAACCTCCACAACGGGCAGCACAAACACCGCAAAAAG GTGATCATGCGGGCCTTCTCCCGGGACGCTCTGCAGCACTATGTGCCCGTCATTCAAGAGGAGGTGAATGCCTGCCTGGCACAGTGGCTGGGCGCCGGGCCCTGCCTGCTGGTGTACCCGGAGGTGAAGCGCCTCATGTTCCGCATTGCCATGCGCATCCTGCTGGGCTTCCAGCCCCGCCAGGCCGGCCCCGACggtgagcagcagctggtggagGCCTTTGAGGAGATGATCCGCAACCTCTTCTCTCTCCCCATCGATGTGCCTTTCAGTGGGCTTTACCGG GGTCTGAGGGCACGCAACATCATCCATGCCAAGATTGAGGAGAACATCCGTGCCAAAATGGCCCGCAAGGAGCCCGAGGGTGGCTACAAGgatgcactgcagctgctgatggAGCACACACAGGGTAATGGAGAGCAGCTCAACATGCAG GAGCTGAAGGAGTctgccacagagctgctgtttggGGGCCATGAAACCACTGCCAGTGCTGCCACATCACTGATTGCCTTCCTGGGGCTCCACCATGATGTTCTGCAGAAAGTGAGGAAGGAGCTGCAAGTAAAG GGGTTACTGTCTGGTCCCAACCAAGAGAAGCAATTGGACATGGAGGACTTGGAGCAGCTGAAGTACACAGGCTGTGTTATCAAGGAGACCCTCAGGCTGAGCCCTCCTGTTCCCGGAGGATTCCGAATTGCACTCAAGACACTTGAGCTGAAT GGTTACCAGATCCCCAAAGGTTGGAACGTTATTTACAGTATCTGTGATACCCACGATGTGGCCGATCTCTTTACCGACAAGGACGAGTTTAACCCAGACCGCTTCATGTCTCCATCTCCAGAGGACTCCTCTAGGTTCAGCTTCATCCCTTTTGGTGGGGGCTTGAGGAGCTGCGTAGGCAAAGAGTTTGCAAAAGTccttctaaaaatatttacGGTGGAGCTGGCACGGAGCTGTGACTGGCAGCTGCTAAATGGACCTCCTACAATGAAAACGGGCCCCATAGTGTACCCTGTGGACAATCTGCCTGCCAAATTCACAGGTTTCAGCGGCCAAATCTGA
- the CYP26A1 gene encoding cytochrome P450 26A1 isoform X2, translating into MKRRKYGFIYKTHLFGRPTVRVMGAENVRHILLGEHRLVSVQWPASVRTILGSGCLSNLHNGQHKHRKKVIMRAFSRDALQHYVPVIQEEVNACLAQWLGAGPCLLVYPEVKRLMFRIAMRILLGFQPRQAGPDGEQQLVEAFEEMIRNLFSLPIDVPFSGLYRGLRARNIIHAKIEENIRAKMARKEPEGGYKDALQLLMEHTQGNGEQLNMQELKESATELLFGGHETTASAATSLIAFLGLHHDVLQKVRKELQVKGLLSGPNQEKQLDMEDLEQLKYTGCVIKETLRLSPPVPGGFRIALKTLELNGYQIPKGWNVIYSICDTHDVADLFTDKDEFNPDRFMSPSPEDSSRFSFIPFGGGLRSCVGKEFAKVLLKIFTVELARSCDWQLLNGPPTMKTGPIVYPVDNLPAKFTGFSGQI; encoded by the exons ATGAAGCGCAGGAAATACGGCTTCATCTACAAGACTCACCTCTTTGGGCGACCCACTGTGCGGGTGATGGGCGCAGAGAACGTAAGGCACATCCTGCTGGGCGAGCACCGCCTGGTCTCCGTTCAGTGGCCCGCCTCAGTGCGCACCATCCTGGGCTCGGGCTGCCTCTCCAACCTCCACAACGGGCAGCACAAACACCGCAAAAAG GTGATCATGCGGGCCTTCTCCCGGGACGCTCTGCAGCACTATGTGCCCGTCATTCAAGAGGAGGTGAATGCCTGCCTGGCACAGTGGCTGGGCGCCGGGCCCTGCCTGCTGGTGTACCCGGAGGTGAAGCGCCTCATGTTCCGCATTGCCATGCGCATCCTGCTGGGCTTCCAGCCCCGCCAGGCCGGCCCCGACggtgagcagcagctggtggagGCCTTTGAGGAGATGATCCGCAACCTCTTCTCTCTCCCCATCGATGTGCCTTTCAGTGGGCTTTACCGG GGTCTGAGGGCACGCAACATCATCCATGCCAAGATTGAGGAGAACATCCGTGCCAAAATGGCCCGCAAGGAGCCCGAGGGTGGCTACAAGgatgcactgcagctgctgatggAGCACACACAGGGTAATGGAGAGCAGCTCAACATGCAG GAGCTGAAGGAGTctgccacagagctgctgtttggGGGCCATGAAACCACTGCCAGTGCTGCCACATCACTGATTGCCTTCCTGGGGCTCCACCATGATGTTCTGCAGAAAGTGAGGAAGGAGCTGCAAGTAAAG GGGTTACTGTCTGGTCCCAACCAAGAGAAGCAATTGGACATGGAGGACTTGGAGCAGCTGAAGTACACAGGCTGTGTTATCAAGGAGACCCTCAGGCTGAGCCCTCCTGTTCCCGGAGGATTCCGAATTGCACTCAAGACACTTGAGCTGAAT GGTTACCAGATCCCCAAAGGTTGGAACGTTATTTACAGTATCTGTGATACCCACGATGTGGCCGATCTCTTTACCGACAAGGACGAGTTTAACCCAGACCGCTTCATGTCTCCATCTCCAGAGGACTCCTCTAGGTTCAGCTTCATCCCTTTTGGTGGGGGCTTGAGGAGCTGCGTAGGCAAAGAGTTTGCAAAAGTccttctaaaaatatttacGGTGGAGCTGGCACGGAGCTGTGACTGGCAGCTGCTAAATGGACCTCCTACAATGAAAACGGGCCCCATAGTGTACCCTGTGGACAATCTGCCTGCCAAATTCACAGGTTTCAGCGGCCAAATCTGA